In Kangiella profundi, one DNA window encodes the following:
- a CDS encoding F0F1 ATP synthase subunit delta: MAELTTIARPYAKAAFEYALGAQTVSEWASMLDFVAQAVSNNDVANIISNPSLSAEQKGEVILKISEGQITDKVENFIKLLARNHRLEALPAIKVRFDVLKADYDKAVEVEVTSAAALSDDQLQRLTEKLTAKLGRKVNIQTQVDSSMIGGLVIKAGDMVIDGSVRGKLNKLSETLRA; encoded by the coding sequence ATGGCTGAGCTGACTACTATTGCAAGACCATACGCAAAAGCAGCATTCGAATATGCTCTTGGCGCTCAGACTGTATCTGAGTGGGCAAGCATGTTAGATTTTGTCGCTCAAGCCGTTAGCAACAATGACGTGGCCAACATTATCAGTAACCCTTCCCTTTCTGCAGAGCAAAAAGGTGAAGTGATTTTGAAAATAAGTGAAGGTCAGATAACTGATAAAGTTGAAAACTTTATTAAGTTGCTTGCAAGAAACCATCGTTTAGAAGCTTTGCCAGCGATAAAAGTTCGTTTTGATGTTTTAAAAGCGGATTATGACAAAGCCGTTGAAGTAGAAGTTACTTCTGCAGCAGCATTAAGCGATGATCAATTGCAACGTTTAACTGAAAAGTTAACGGCAAAACTTGGTCGTAAAGTTAATATTCAAACACAAGTAGATTCGTCCATGATTGGTGGTCTGGTTATTAAGGCTGGCGATATGGTAATTGACGGATCCGTACGCGGTAAGCTCAACAAGCTTTCCGAAACGCTAAGAGCTTAG
- the atpG gene encoding F0F1 ATP synthase subunit gamma — MSGAKEIRTKIGSIKNTQKITSAMEMVAASKMRKAQDRMAASRPYAEKIRNVIKHIAQGTPEYRHAYISERDVKRVGYIVISTDRGLCGGLNINLFKAALNDMKTWSEQDIEIDLCLIGNKATSFFRKFGGSVVAKTSNLGDTPEIEDLIGSVKVMLKAYDEKRIDRLFVVTNEFVNSMTQSPVVEQLLPLPAGQDDELKHHWDYLYEPEAKPLLDKLMVRFIESQVYQAVVENIACEQAARMVAMKAASDNAGDLIDDLELVYNKARQAAITQELSEICAGAAAV, encoded by the coding sequence ATGTCAGGCGCTAAAGAGATTCGTACCAAAATAGGGTCGATTAAAAATACGCAAAAAATTACTTCAGCAATGGAAATGGTTGCTGCGAGTAAAATGCGTAAAGCGCAAGATCGTATGGCGGCTTCTCGTCCTTATGCCGAGAAAATCCGCAACGTGATCAAGCACATTGCACAAGGTACTCCAGAATACCGACATGCTTATATCTCTGAAAGAGATGTAAAACGTGTTGGATATATTGTCATATCCACTGACCGTGGTTTATGTGGTGGTTTGAACATTAACTTGTTCAAAGCTGCATTAAACGATATGAAAACCTGGTCTGAACAGGATATCGAAATTGACTTGTGCCTAATCGGCAATAAAGCGACTTCTTTCTTCCGTAAGTTTGGCGGATCAGTTGTTGCTAAGACTTCGAACCTGGGCGATACCCCTGAAATCGAAGATCTGATTGGTTCAGTTAAAGTTATGCTAAAAGCCTACGATGAAAAGCGAATTGATCGTTTGTTCGTTGTGACTAATGAGTTTGTTAACTCAATGACACAAAGCCCTGTGGTGGAACAGTTATTACCTCTACCTGCAGGACAAGACGACGAGCTTAAGCATCACTGGGATTATTTGTATGAACCAGAAGCTAAACCTTTGTTAGATAAATTGATGGTTCGTTTCATAGAATCACAGGTTTATCAGGCAGTGGTTGAAAATATCGCATGTGAACAGGCGGCGAGAATGGTTGCAATGAAAGCAGCATCTGATAACGCCGGTGACCTTATTGATGATCTTGAGTTGGTTTACAACAAAGCTCGTCAGGCTGCGATTACTCAAGAGCTTTCTGAGATTTGTGCAGGTGCGGCTGCGGTATAA
- a CDS encoding F0F1 ATP synthase subunit B, translating into MNINATLLINMIFFVGFVWFCMKFVWPFIMKAIEERQNKIAEGLAASERSQKDLELAQEKAAELLREAKQQSAEIVDSAKKRHAEIVDSAKDDARSEAEKIKNGAMAEIEQEVNRAREQLRSKVATLAVAGAEKVIERNIDEAANNDLFEKLVKEL; encoded by the coding sequence GTGAATATCAACGCTACCCTATTAATCAATATGATTTTCTTCGTCGGCTTCGTGTGGTTCTGCATGAAGTTCGTATGGCCTTTTATCATGAAGGCAATCGAAGAACGTCAGAATAAGATTGCTGAAGGTCTGGCTGCTTCTGAAAGAAGTCAAAAAGATCTGGAGCTGGCTCAAGAGAAAGCTGCTGAGTTGTTGCGTGAAGCTAAGCAACAGTCTGCAGAAATCGTTGACTCTGCCAAAAAACGTCATGCTGAAATTGTTGACTCTGCTAAGGACGATGCTCGTTCTGAAGCTGAGAAAATCAAGAATGGCGCAATGGCTGAGATTGAGCAAGAAGTTAACCGTGCTCGTGAACAGCTTCGCTCAAAAGTAGCTACCTTGGCTGTAGCTGGTGCTGAGAAAGTAATCGAGCGAAATATCGATGAAGCTGCGAACAACGATTTGTTCGAAAAGCTGGTTAAAGAGTTATAA
- a CDS encoding F0F1 ATP synthase subunit epsilon, with translation MAMTVHLDIVSAEESIFSGKVERLIANGDLGELGVEPGHAPLLTSLNPGPIKVTLPGGEEEFFFVSGGMLEVQPHVVTVLADTAVRAEDVDEAKALEAEKMAREALQDQSSEIEYSKAAAELAEAVAQLRTLRAIRKKSGK, from the coding sequence ATGGCAATGACAGTACATTTGGATATCGTTAGCGCCGAGGAATCAATCTTCTCTGGTAAAGTTGAGCGATTGATTGCAAACGGTGACTTGGGTGAGCTTGGTGTTGAGCCAGGCCATGCCCCTTTGCTAACGTCCCTGAACCCAGGGCCAATCAAGGTCACGTTACCAGGTGGCGAGGAAGAGTTTTTCTTTGTATCTGGTGGTATGCTTGAAGTTCAACCACACGTTGTAACCGTACTTGCTGATACGGCGGTTCGTGCAGAAGATGTGGATGAAGCGAAAGCTCTGGAAGCGGAAAAAATGGCTCGTGAAGCACTTCAGGATCAAAGCTCAGAGATTGAATACTCTAAAGCGGCGGCTGAACTTGCAGAAGCAGTAGCCCAGTTAAGAACATTACGTGCCATTCGCAAGAAATCAGGCAAGTAA
- the atpE gene encoding F0F1 ATP synthase subunit C, whose amino-acid sequence METLFAFTALGVLLILGLGALGTAIGFGLLGGKFLEASARQPELAPMLQTKMFLVAGLLDAVTMIGIGIGMWFTFASPYVGQLQSLIG is encoded by the coding sequence ATGGAAACTTTGTTCGCGTTTACAGCATTAGGTGTGTTGTTAATTTTAGGTCTTGGTGCTTTGGGTACTGCGATTGGCTTCGGTCTTTTAGGTGGTAAATTCCTAGAAGCTTCTGCTCGTCAACCAGAATTAGCTCCTATGCTGCAAACCAAAATGTTCCTAGTAGCGGGTCTTCTTGATGCGGTAACCATGATCGGTATTGGTATCGGCATGTGGTTTACGTTCGCAAGCCCATACGTTGGTCAATTGCAATCATTGATTGGTTAA
- the atpD gene encoding F0F1 ATP synthase subunit beta yields MSTGKIVEIIGAVIDVEFPRDSVPKVYDALTVQETELTLEVQQQLGDGVVRCIAMGSSDGLRRGLEATNTGAPIQVPVGKETLGRIMDVLGNPIDQKGPIGEQERMSIHRKAPKLEELAPANELLETGIKVIDLVCPFAKGGKVGLFGGAGVGKTVNMMELIRNIAIEHSGYSVFAGVGERTREGNDFYHEMTDSNVIDKVSLVYGQMNEPPGNRLRVALTGLTMAEKFRDEGRDVLLFIDNIYRYTLAGTEVSALLGRMPSAVGYQPTLAEEMGVLQERITSTKTGSITSIQAVYVPADDLTDPSPATTFAHLDATVVLSRQIAELGIYPAVDPLDSTSRQLDPLVIGSEHYDVARGVQGVLQRYKELKDIIAILGMDELSEEDKQTVARARKIQRFLSQPFFVAEVFTGSPGKYVSLKDTIAGFKGILNGEYDHLPEQAFYMVGSIEEAVEKAKNI; encoded by the coding sequence ATGAGCACAGGTAAGATTGTAGAAATTATCGGCGCGGTTATCGACGTTGAATTCCCGCGTGATAGTGTACCTAAGGTATACGACGCATTAACCGTTCAAGAAACTGAGTTGACTCTAGAAGTTCAGCAACAGTTAGGCGACGGTGTTGTTCGTTGTATTGCGATGGGTTCATCAGATGGTTTACGTCGTGGCTTAGAAGCAACGAATACTGGCGCGCCAATTCAGGTACCTGTGGGTAAAGAAACCCTCGGCCGTATCATGGACGTGCTTGGTAACCCAATCGATCAGAAAGGTCCTATCGGTGAGCAAGAGCGTATGTCTATTCACCGTAAAGCACCTAAGCTGGAAGAACTAGCGCCTGCCAACGAATTGTTAGAAACCGGTATTAAAGTAATCGACTTGGTTTGCCCTTTCGCGAAAGGTGGTAAAGTTGGTCTATTCGGTGGTGCTGGTGTTGGTAAAACTGTAAACATGATGGAGCTTATTCGTAATATTGCGATTGAGCACTCAGGTTATTCAGTATTTGCTGGTGTGGGTGAGCGTACTCGTGAGGGTAACGATTTCTACCACGAAATGACAGATTCTAACGTTATCGACAAAGTATCATTGGTATACGGTCAGATGAACGAACCACCAGGTAACCGTTTACGTGTTGCATTGACTGGTTTGACAATGGCTGAGAAATTCCGTGATGAAGGTCGTGACGTACTATTGTTCATCGATAACATATACCGTTATACACTAGCAGGTACTGAGGTATCAGCACTTCTAGGCCGTATGCCTTCAGCGGTAGGTTATCAGCCAACTCTGGCAGAAGAGATGGGTGTACTTCAGGAACGTATTACTTCAACTAAAACTGGTTCGATTACATCGATTCAGGCGGTATACGTACCTGCGGATGACTTGACTGACCCTTCTCCGGCTACTACATTCGCCCACTTGGACGCGACCGTTGTATTGTCACGTCAAATCGCTGAGCTAGGCATCTACCCTGCGGTTGATCCACTAGATTCAACTTCTCGTCAGCTTGATCCATTAGTGATCGGTAGCGAGCATTATGATGTTGCTCGTGGTGTACAGGGTGTATTGCAGCGCTATAAAGAGTTGAAAGATATTATTGCGATTTTGGGTATGGACGAGCTATCTGAAGAAGATAAGCAAACCGTTGCCCGTGCTCGTAAAATTCAACGTTTCTTGTCACAACCATTCTTCGTAGCAGAAGTATTTACAGGTTCACCAGGTAAATATGTATCGCTAAAAGACACCATTGCTGGCTTTAAAGGTATTTTAAACGGTGAATACGATCACTTACCTGAGCAAGCATTTTACATGGTCGGTTCAATCGAAGAAGCGGTTGAAAAGGCGAAAAATATTTAA
- the atpA gene encoding F0F1 ATP synthase subunit alpha — MSVQLNPSEISELIKKRIDSFEVVSEARNEGTIVSVSDGILRIHGLTDVMAGEMIELPGGKYGMALNLERDSVGAVVLGDYTDIVEGMTAKCTGRILEVPVGRGLLGRVVDALGNPIDGKGPIDNDGFSPVEKIAPGVIERQSVDQPVQTGIKSIDAMIPVGRGQRELIIGDRQTGKTAIAVDAIINQKGTGVICVYVAVGQKASTIAGIVRKLEEHGAMDHTIIVAASASDSAALQFIAPFAGCTMGEYFRDRGEDGLIVYDDLTKQAWAYRQISLLLRRPPGREAYPGDVFYLHSRLLERAARVNADYVEKFTNGEVKGQTGSLTALPIIETQAGDVSAFVPTNVISITDGQIFLETDLFNAGIRPAVNAGLSVSRVGGAAQTKIIKKLGGGVRLALAQYRELAAFAQFASDLDDATRAQLEHGQRVTELMKQNQYAPLSVAEMAVSLYAAEKGHLKDVEISKVGDFESALLDYFKNQHADLLKEINEKCDYNDEVAGKLEEAVTKFKATQTW; from the coding sequence ATGAGTGTGCAACTGAATCCATCAGAAATTAGCGAGCTAATTAAAAAGCGTATCGACTCTTTTGAAGTCGTGAGCGAAGCTCGCAATGAAGGTACTATCGTCAGCGTATCTGACGGTATTTTACGTATTCACGGCCTAACAGACGTAATGGCTGGTGAAATGATTGAATTGCCTGGCGGTAAGTACGGTATGGCCTTAAACCTTGAGCGCGACTCTGTGGGTGCGGTTGTTCTAGGTGACTATACCGATATCGTTGAAGGCATGACTGCTAAATGTACTGGCCGTATTTTGGAAGTACCTGTTGGCCGTGGTCTATTAGGCCGTGTGGTTGACGCTTTAGGTAATCCAATTGACGGTAAAGGTCCAATTGATAATGACGGTTTCTCACCTGTTGAGAAAATTGCACCAGGTGTAATTGAGCGTCAATCAGTTGATCAGCCTGTACAAACAGGTATCAAGTCAATTGATGCCATGATCCCGGTTGGTCGTGGTCAGCGTGAATTGATTATTGGTGACCGTCAGACTGGTAAAACTGCGATTGCAGTTGATGCAATTATCAACCAGAAAGGCACAGGCGTTATCTGTGTTTATGTAGCGGTTGGTCAAAAAGCTTCAACAATCGCTGGTATCGTTCGTAAATTAGAAGAGCATGGCGCGATGGATCACACCATCATTGTTGCTGCATCTGCTTCTGATTCTGCTGCGTTGCAATTTATTGCTCCGTTTGCAGGCTGTACCATGGGCGAATACTTCCGTGACCGCGGTGAAGATGGCTTAATCGTATATGATGATTTGACTAAACAAGCTTGGGCTTACCGTCAGATTTCATTGTTGCTACGTCGTCCTCCAGGTCGTGAAGCATATCCTGGTGACGTTTTCTATTTGCACTCGCGTCTTCTAGAGCGTGCAGCGCGTGTTAACGCTGACTATGTAGAAAAATTCACTAATGGTGAAGTTAAAGGTCAAACAGGTTCTTTGACGGCATTGCCAATCATTGAAACTCAGGCTGGTGACGTATCTGCATTCGTACCAACCAACGTGATTTCGATTACTGATGGTCAGATTTTCCTTGAAACTGACTTATTCAACGCAGGTATCCGTCCAGCGGTAAATGCGGGTCTATCGGTATCTCGTGTAGGTGGTGCAGCACAGACTAAAATCATCAAGAAACTTGGTGGTGGTGTTCGTCTTGCATTAGCTCAGTATCGTGAACTTGCAGCATTTGCTCAGTTCGCATCGGATCTTGATGATGCAACTCGTGCACAGCTAGAGCATGGTCAACGCGTAACTGAATTGATGAAGCAGAATCAATATGCTCCATTATCAGTAGCTGAGATGGCTGTATCATTGTATGCAGCTGAGAAAGGCCACTTGAAAGATGTTGAAATCAGCAAAGTAGGTGATTTTGAATCTGCATTGTTAGATTACTTCAAGAACCAGCACGCTGACTTGTTGAAAGAAATCAATGAAAAATGTGATTACAACGACGAAGTTGCAGGCAAACTTGAGGAAGCGGTAACCAAATTTAAGGCTACCCAAACTTGGTAA